The Ahaetulla prasina isolate Xishuangbanna chromosome 7, ASM2864084v1, whole genome shotgun sequence genome segment taagcagctacgacattccaaagaggaagcctacagaaaaggtgataaaatgctgtacaatcaggccagaaatgcactaacaagggagataagagcagcaaaaagaagctactctgaaaagctaaagaatcaattttcagcaaatgaaccagcaaacatgtggaaaatatcaccggctatggcaaacctccttcccaggctgaaggtaatcaacaactggcagatgacctgaatgagttttactgcaggtttgaaaggaaactacagccacctatctccacaacccccatctcagacacaccaacaacagccaagcctcctacaactgaccccatttcattgggttcacaacccctagtgatcacagaaaaggaagtgcaggacctatttcacagacaaaagccaggaaaagctccaggcccagacaagataactccttcttgcttaaaagtctgtgctgaccaattggcccccatcttcacccatattttcaataaatcactagagatgtgctatgttccttcttgcttcaaacgcctaccatcatcccagtgccaagaagcccaccatcaaggaactgaatgactacagaccagttgctctaacatctgtagtcatgaaaacctttgaaaggctagtgctttcctacctgaaaaccatcacggatccgctgttagacccttgcaatttgcataccgagcaaatagatcaacagatgatgctgttaatatggctctgcactacatcctacaacatcttgagtctccaaagacctatgcaagggtccttttgtagactttagttcagcattcaataccatcattccagacattcttctaactaagctaaaccagctacaggtaccggaacagacttgtaagtggatcacaagcttcctaacaaacaggaagcagcaggtgaagctaagcaagatcacatcaaatacctgtacaattagcacagggcccccaaggctgtgtgctctcccacttctctctctgtataccaatgactgcatctccaatgatccatctgttaagctactgaagttcgcagatgacacaacagtgattggtctcattcgagacaatgacgaatccgcatatagacaagaggtcgaacgactagccttgtggtgcaaccaaaacaatctggaactgaacacactcaaaaccgtagaaatggtggtagactttaggagaaacccttccatacttccacctctcacaatacttgacaacacagtatcaacagtagaaaccttcaaatttctgggttctatcatatcgcaagacctcaaatggacagctaacatcaaaaacatccttaaaaaaggacaacaaagaatgttctttctgcgccaactcagtaagctcaaattgcccaaggagctgctgatccaattctacagaggaattattgagtctgtcatttgcacctctataactgtctggttcggttctgcaacccagcaagaaaaacacagacttcagaggataattagaactgcagaaaaaataattgctaccaacctgctttccactgaggacctgtatactgcacgaatcaagaagagggccgtgaaaatatttgcagatccctcgcatcctggacataaactgtttcaacttctaccctcaaaacgacgctatagagcactgcacaccagaacaactagacacaagaacagtttttttcccgaaggccatcactctgctaacaaataattccctcaacactgtcagactatttactgaatctgcactactattaatcgtttcatagttcccatcaccaatctctttccacttatgactgtatgactataacttgttgctggcaatccttatgatttatattgatatattgaccatcaattgtgttgtaaatgttgtaccttgatgaacgtatcttttcttttatgtacactgagagcatatgcaccaagacaaattccttgtgtgtccaatcacacttggccaataaaatcctattctattctattctatgtctccTGCCGTTTGGGACTCAGAGCGGTAAATGGCGACTGGTCTGGGGaccagccggattttgctctctgtTGCGGACGCCAGATCGGCCCCCTACAAGTTCTCATCTCTCGAGGAGCGCTCGTTGAAGCAGTGTGGGAAACTTCGGCCGGGCTCcttgagagacgagagcttgcagggggccgatctggcGTCCGCAATGGAGAGGAAAATCCGACCACTCCCCTGACCAGATGCCGTTTACCGCTCCaagtcccaagcagcaggagacgagggctgctttgctccaccggCTGGTGCAAATATACCAATGCGTaatgctgatgctgcgcaaaatgaaatagagaaaaaaagacagaatgaaagagagagagagagagagagagagaaagaatcagagagagaatcagagaatgagagagagagaatgagagataaaaagagaatgagaatcagagagagaatgagagatagaatgaaagagagagagagtatcagaatgagagagagtgagtggggggagagaaagagatgagagaatgagaggaagagagggaaagagagaggggagagagagagagaatgagagagaaagagtgggggggagaaagagagagagagagaagagggagagtgcctgaaggaccccatcccatcactgggagcccaggcgcttcagcaagtgacatgctggattcatattagtggtctgcgggatttaaaattatgaacctggtggcccctgaggtccaaaaggttgggtacCCCTGCTTTAGCACACCCATTTGAGGCTGGGGCCCCCTTTTCAGGTCTTTTGAAGATTTTCCTTGGTTTTCCATGCCTGTTTCTATCTTCAGTGATAGAGGAGGGTTTATCTGACTGGTCTGTTAGTCAGCAGAAGGAATTCAGTGAACTGAAAGCAGAGACAgattaccagagttggaagggacccttataggtcatctagtacaacccaccaactccctgctcaagcaggaggccctacactatttctgacaaatggcagttcaatctttccttgaaagGCCTTAAAACACCACTTGGTTTTGGCAAAGAGAATGTTTTACCTAATTCTAATGTCTTTCTCACtagttgtttttaattatttttttaaatacataggaaaaaaatgaacaaaatcaaACCCACAAACATTTCTTATTTAAGTAGCAACAGAGTTCATAAAAGTACATGGATAATTtgggaaaatataattgaatccgTAATTTTAAGAagtatccactttttttttctgtaaagatAATTGTAGAAACAAAATGTTTCGGGGCAGCTTTCTCAGTAGGGCTAAAATACCAAGGCTCTATATGAATAAAGATTTTTTTGCTGCTGTATTTCAGTCAATCCTATTCCCTATTCCCACCCCCCTTTAAATATTGATCTAAGAAAAGTTGTGTTGCAGTTTTCCAACCTTCTGCTATATTAAATCTGACTATTCATAAACTGAATTTTCTCGGGTTGTCTCATTTCCTCCCTCTTTTGTGGTTAACAGAACATCTTTGCCCAAGCACTCAGTGGCTTCCCGTCCACAAACCCAGCACAtcagatgctgctgctgctgctgcttgctcTGGCCGGCCCAGAGCTGCTAGGTACCCCTTAGGGCGGCAGGAGCGCAGCTGGGTGTTTCGTCTCATAGCCACAGCCAGAAATTTAAACCGGGCCAAGCACGGTTGGGCAGCAGCTAGATCGGAATTAAGTATCAACCCTCGGGATTTGAAGCGCGTCTGCAAAGACCCAGCAGTTCAGGCgaaaggcctgaaaacctggctcCATGCTCAGCCTCCTTGCTGTGTGGGCCGAGGCAGGGCGAGGGCAGGCATCGCTTTCCTGTCCTCCCCGGTCCCTATTGAGCTGAACGGCCCACTTCCGGCACCGACGGTTTTTTCTGTTCTACTCATAGCGAAAGGGCCGAAACCTGCTCCATCCTGCAGGCTTCGCCCGGGGAGCTCCGGGAAGAGCATCGCGCGCCAAGCGGGAGACCCGACGGGCGGAGGCCCAGCTCACCCCTCCGCCCCTCATGCCCCCCACCGGGCCCTTCCAGCCCACGGCCCCCCGCGAGGACCCGGAGTCCCTCCGCCACCGGAGACCGGAGCTTCTTCCCGCGGGCCTCCGCCCTCGCACTGTTCCCTCTGGCTCCCGGGGAACCGCGGCCCAGCCGCCCGCTCGGCGACGAGAGATGCTCCACGGCCTGGATGCTCGCGGCCTTCCCCGGCAGCTTTCGCTGCGATCGGGCAGCGACCGGCGCCTCTTTGTAGTAGCGCGCCGATGCGAAAGCCCAGCCCTGGAAGCCTCTCCGAGTCCGGCTGGCGCTCGCccgcctacccacccacccacccggtcgCTCACCGCGCTTGCCCGGGCCGAAGGCGACTACCACGAAGTAGTCGGCGAGGCGCGCCATGCCGGAGAAGCTCCGCggagccgccgccaccgccggaggaggacgaggagaaggAGGCGGCGGCCGACTTGCGGATCATCGCCGTCCTGGCGCCGCCACTCTCGCtcgcgccaccgccgccgccccgCAGCCCCCGGCCGCCTcaaacgccgccgccgccgccgccatcttgCCTAAGCGGCAGGAGGCCGGCCTGCCCAGAAAGAGCGCAGGCGCAACTCCAGGATCCAGCCAATGGTGGGCAGCTCCTCGGGGAAAGTGCGGCCGGATTGGTGGCTCGGATGTAAGGGGCCGCCCCTTCCCGTGTCCGCGCGGAGGTGGCGGGGGCCCTTAGCTGAGGCGCTTCCGCCCGCCCTCCGCGGCACGGGCCTTCCTCCCCAGGCGCGTTTCCGGCTCAGGCACCGCCCCCGCCTCCTTCCCACCCCCCGCCTCCGGAGCTGCTTGTAGGTGTTGTGGGGGCGGGAAGCCGTAGCCGGGCTGGAGGGGTAATCTGGGGGGCCCCCGCTCGGTACTCTCCGCCCGGAGCCCCTCGGCTTCCCCAAGGAGCGAAGCGGGGCCCTCGATTGCCGGGCTGCTTTCCTGCGCTGCCTCGTGGGGCCGGCCGTGGCTGCTGAGCGGAGGCCTCCGCTGCCTGGTCCAGGAAAAGGCCGAAGCCGCCCGCGCCCTTTCCTGCCTGGCGCTCTTCGGCGCCCTTTTGCCACCGGCCCTCCGCCCGGAAAGGAGCCCCGTAGCTGCAGCGGGATCCCTTGGAGGAGGAAGAGCGAAGAGTGGCTGAAGAACATGGGTCCCGGAgtgagaagcttcctaacagtgaggacaattagccagtggaatcagcttgccttcagaagccgtGGGTGCtgcatccctggaggcttttaagaagggactggacagccacctgtccgaAGGGGTAcaggggtctcctgctcgagcgagtgggggggttggactccacagtcccttccagctctattctgaattgaaaaATTGAGTCCTGTTGCAACCCTGGGGGAATGGGATGCAAAAGCCGCTGGGCACCGGCTGCTCTTTCATAATAGGGGCCACAACCAGGCCGATACTTAAATGTGCAGCACCACAAGTGGAGGTTGTAACGCGGGCACCAAATCTAACACCATTTTCATGGCTTCTGTGAAACCTTGTTATACTGTTTTGTCCTATAATGCCACTTCTCAAATTAGGTTTGAGAAATTGTAATCTTCCTGGTTATTATATTTTGCAGTATCACTTCTCTCCAGTCTAATTAAATTGTATATTCGACAGCTTTTGTTGAGTAGCTACCTCAGAGATGCTGCTGAAATTCCTCTTGAAAATAGCTGATAGCCAGTGGAGTCCACAGGGGAAGAGGAGGGTCGGGTTAACAAAAGCAGCCTCGTGACATCACGAAGCGGGTTCTTTTTTGGGTGCCTTGTCTGGATCACAGTGGGTTGCCTCCGGAGGCACCTGCTGGGAGGCTGCGGGCAATAGACCAGCCGCTGAAAGAGATGTACTGGACGGGACAGGAGTCTGATCCAGCAGGGCACTGCTTGTGTCTTTATGTCTCACTCATATATATAACCACAGGTGGAGTTTCCTTCTAATGAACGtagcaagatttatttatttatttaatcaaacttttataccgcccttctcccaaaggactcagggtggttgagATCTTGCAGATGCTGCTGAAAATGACCACATTGCCAATCTCTTCACTTCTTAGGCTTCAGGTTTGTCATCCACTTCCACTTTCGTTATCAAGTTCTTCCCCTAGCAGGATGTGCCATTTACATTGGTTCTATCAAAAGTCCTTTGAGTGTTTTCTTTCAAAATCCTAAAATTGGTCAATTTCCTagtgtattttttaatctgtcgCTGAATTTCATTGCTTATACAGTTTCTTTAAGCTCAGCTGCAATGgacctttctttctgtttctgctTATGAAACTGGAATTGCTTTATTATCTTTGTAAAGTTGAATCACATGGTTTTTTGTGGGGCCTTAAGCTTTTCAATAAAATCTTCTCTTTATCTCCCACAACTATCAGCAAAACAGGCGCCTTTTTCTTAGCAACCATTTCATttgcttcaaaaaaaaattgttaaagcCTTTCTGTGGTTAGTGTCCTCTGTAGCACTAATCAGAAGTTTCCATTTTCCAAATAAAGTAGCCATTctgctgtttcttttttctgtttgatTCCGTATTATTTTCCTCCTCTGGTTTATACTTTCCTTTTTGCAACCCCCAAGATAATATGAGGCTTACACTAAAAACATAGCACTGAAGCTTCCATTCAGTAGGAGCAAAAACTGGTTGAATCTAGGAGTTCATTTCTTTTTTGGAAGCCGTTGACTTTTTCCTTGCAATCCAGGGAATTTGGATAGTGAGAtaaatggcatataaatttaataaataattgagcattttgatccaatccaaggGTCACATGGTAGAACAGTTGTTATTTGATTTGGATAAGAAGGATATTAGTATTTTGTTTTTGTCACAGTCAGAACACTTCCTGGTTCACATGCCATTGTTACCTCAGTGGGGCTTTCAAATGGTCTGCTCTGGGCCCCTGGCAAGTAATTGAGGATTTCTTTAAGGAGAAAATTGGACAAATTGATTGAGAATCTGTTTCATTACTAGTAAGAGGAGGTGTCTCGGGCCCTTGACAAAATCATCCCTGAGCGGCCTCCCAGAGTGTCCCCTTAGTTTGCAGAGGACTGGGGAGATGAAGCAGCAGAAGCAGGTAGAGAATGACAGAAGAAGCATAAGATCTATCACTCTGTGATGATAATGCAGGTGAAATACTCTTAGTTCTCTCTTCTTGCTTCGCTGGATCCACTGCGTCCACTGGCCCTTATTCAGATGGTTGGTTTTCCTGTGGATAAGAGCTCTCTAGTGGGTTTGCCTCTGGGCCACTGTAGCCAGCTAGCAGAACGTGACTGTCCGTCTTGCCATATTATTTGGGATTCTTTTGGCCCTGTAACCTCTAAGGAATTGGATAGGCTGTTCCTCAGTGGATCCTCAACTACCTGAGCCCACTGGTGGAGGCTGTTTGGTGGCTTGTGAatacaaattttataaataacttggaAATTGTATCAAATGTTTGTTTTGATATATTGATCTATGTGAATACAGGGATCGCTTGAAAAATATGCAGCAGCTCTTAGAAAACTTGAACTTAGCCCAAAAAGACTGGAGGAAGAAACTTTAGATTACCCTGCCTTGGCTCTCTCTGGtataagagggaaagagagactctgccaggctttcaagattcttgaTGCTCTCGGAGctcttgctggcttccccattgacttagcttgtagGACACCTCCGTGAAGGTGCTTATAGGATCTCGAGATGCTATAACTGTCATAATTGCAGCAAAGTCCATAATTGCCACTTACCAAATGCCTGTATTATGATCAGGTGACTGCAGGGATGTAGATCTGTAAGGCCTGTAGGCCTGTATAAAAGCCTCCTTGTTCAGTGTCGTCCCTTCAAATAGTCACCAaactattctagtctagtctagtctagtctagtctatctgAGTTTACATGAGGAAGTGCTATGCTTTTTCTTAAATGTGATTTGTTCATTAAGGCACTGCTGGCTGTGTTTTACACTACTGTATCCCAGGAGGATGCCATTGCTTGGTTGTGCACTTCAGGTGATTTGTGCCACCCTCTAGACTGGCCAGACCTCTTTCTCATTCAGCATAGCCTTTGGATCAGTGGCTAATGAGTGTTGTTATGACTTGTGGGCTCAAAATGTCCTGTTTCCTTGCCAATTGATTTACTTTATTGTACTGTTTACCACTAAATTACGATCTTGTTAACCACTCTGAGAACATGTTAAATAAAGAAAAACCAGTAATTCTTAAATCAACATTGAAGGAGCAAGTAAATGGGTTTCATGGTTTTGTAGCCAGGAGAAACCTGGAATGAGAAAATAAGAAGGCTGTGCAGCTCTCCCAGTTGCAAAGGAAgaaagtgtttatttatttatttatttgtttatatttctataccgcccttctcccgaaggactcagggcggtttacagccatattaaaaacaatttttacaaacactaaaatgatttaaaatgaaatatttaaatttaggctgattccttaaaacccatttaaaattcccaattaaaactattaggccagtcctgcacgatgaaacagccgtgttttcagctcgcgtcggaaagtccggagatcagggagttggcgaatacccggtggtaattcgttccagagggttggggcccccacagagaaggccttggggatcgccagccgacattgtctagccgacggcaccccaaggaggcccactctgtgggagcgcaccgatcgctgggaggccgtcggtcgcagtaggcagtcccgtaaatagccaggtcccatgccatgaagcgctttaaaggtggtaaccagtttAAGGGTGATCAACAACTCAGTCAAGCAGCTCCAGCTCCTGTGGTGACCGAGCAGAGCTCTCCGCTCTCCAAAGCCCTGCAGCGAAAGgagacagaagaagaaataagcGTGTTTGGTATAGCTTTGCTGCATTGAAAGTCCGTGAGAATCAGTGTTTGGGACCCATTTTTAATCAGGATTATTTGCCTGTGATCTACATTTACCAATAGTTTCCCTTTTAGACAAGTAAAGAAATGGTTGCCTCTGTTTTCCCTTGTGTTTTATAACAGAAGGAGCAGCCGACCCAGCTGCACCACACTTGCAAAAGCCAGGTACTTTCTTCCCTGTGAAAGAAAGCTCTGCCACATCTTTATATGTGTGACCTAAGCGGATGGGGCAAATCGATCGCATTGTTCGACAATTCAGGCTCTTCTAGAGTTCTGAACTCTGGGAAGACCAGAAGGGAATGGATGCCAGGCACGGCTGGCTCTTTCACTTTGCAGATAGGATGAAATCGACATTTCACAGAAGCATCAGAAGCCTTTTTGAGATAAAATAAAGGCCAGCTCTTGAAATAATTTTATGTCAACAGTAAACCTGTCTCTGATGGCCAAAGGAGGCCAGAATGGAAGTCCAATCCTGGAGGGCTATCCAGGATTACTCCACTCACTGCGAAACAaagcgccccccccccatcctgcaTCCATGCCTCTTTTTCCTGCAATGTCCTCAAGGCATTCATGAGCTCCCCTGTTCAGATACATTGTGAGGGCAGAACAGAGGTTGCAGCATCTGCtaagctttttttcccttcctttcaagGCAGAGGGCAGAGTACCTTCTTCcccaaggggagggggggaactgaAGCAGCAGAGGGAGCAGCAAATACCAGGTTTTTTATCCATTCAAGGGTGGAGGAGAGTGAGCAAAGGCCAGGCTGTGAAAGTTACCTGCCTGGAGTTAAGGGAGGAACCGTTTTCCTGCATTTCTTGAACACTTTCTCCAAGATTTGGGGATGATGCTCTGCTTTGCAGGCTTTGAAGAGGATTTTTCGAACAACTGGACAGGTCGCAGTTATTTTGGTTGTAGGTTTTCTTTGCCACCTTAAATGTCCCTTGATGTTTATCTTGAGATAAAAGGCAGCCCTTCAGGCGATCTTCAAATAGGACGTAGAAATTCGGCATAATTCCATGGAGTTCGGGTTGTCCGACGGAGTTCCCCCACTCACGAATGCCCTGCAGCTGCGATAGAGCCACCGGCACGGGACAGTTCTCCGAGCCCTCGAGCTCTGCCATCCCGGTGCGGGAGCGGTCCGTCTCGGGCCAGCCCTTCAACATCCCGCTACCTGAGAGGCTCCGGATGTTCTCCCGGCAGCCCCACAGCACTTGGGCCCGGAGGAGCGGAGGGCTTGGAACAGAGATGAGGTGGCGCGCGGTGGCCAGTCCCGGACTGGAGCTCCTGCCAGGCGGCGCAACCACAAGAAGACTGGACTTGTTGCGGGATAGGAGGGCGAGGCCGACGGCAGGCGCGTCCCGGGCAGCGGGGGAGCCACGGACGGGGAGGCTCGGCCGCCTGGCCGCCTGGCCACCCTCCCTGCGCCCGGGAAGCGGCCGCCGCTAGGTAAAAGTCGCGCCGGCTAGAGGGAGCACCGTCCCTCCGAGGAGCCGCCCGTGCGGGCCCCGCACCTCCTGTCCAGCCATCCCCGAAAGAGGCGACTGCTGAGGACTGGGCCGGGCCGAGCCATGGCGTCAGTGGCGGCCGGGCGCCCCGCCCCGTCGGGGAAGGAGCGGTATTTAACCCGGGGCCGGCCGGGTGAGACGGCAGAGACGGCCGACTAACCCCCGCGGGAGGCTCTAAGAGCGGCGGCTCAATCCCACCTCGAGTCTGAAAGCTATCGCGGGGAGCGGGCAGCGCGGTCTCCGGGCATCTCTCCGGAGTCCGTCCCGTCTTCTGCCGCCATGAAGCGCCAGTCGCCTGCTGGGCAGAGTTGcatcagccgccgccgccgccttctcctgccgctgctgctcctgctcttcctccacctggccgGCGCTGAACTCGGGTCGTGTTGCCCGCCTGCTCCGTCCGGCCGCGGGGCGCTACTCTCGTTGCCCAGGTAAGCTCGCTGGCTGCATCTCCACGCGGCCCCGAGAGCCTCCGGTGGCCCTCCCTAGAAGGACTCCGCTCCCGGCAGGGTAGGCTCCGTCCTTCACACTCCGGCGGCCCGTTCCCCGGTAGTGTGGAAGGCGACCAGGGCAGTCCCAGACGGGAATCAGCAGTACCGGGAAGACATCCCCCCACTCACAGATACACCTGCTCTCTTGTCCCTTTTCCACTACTGCCAGAATTACCTGCTTCACCAGCATTCCTCTTGGCTGCTGGTTCTACGGCTGCCATGAACAGAACTTTCCCCTAGAGATGCAAACCTCCAGGAGAGCTCTGTGCAGGCCTGGCGGCCATGAATTACAAGCTTTTTTTGACCTTTTCAAGGGTTAGCACCAAAACTACACCAAGCCCTGGAATTCAGCTGAGCTGCCTTCTTCACAAAGAGTCTGTTGCACAGCCCGGTGTGTGCCTGCATGCTTCAAGACTTCCTTGAGGAACCTCATTGGTGGTTATACTTCTTTTTCCCTGCTCTGCCCACCCCTCCACCCACACTGCCCTGTGCAGATGCTGAGGGCCTGCTGAGGGGCAGTGAGCAGGTGTGGATGGGAGAGGTTGAATAATGGATGCCTGCCAGTTGCGCTTACTGAGTTCCAGAGCTGCCTTGTGTATTCTGGCCATGATCCAGGACCTTGTTAAGTGTCCCTGAGCCCTTTGAAATCTATGTGTTTGCGCTTACATAGCTCAGCAAATTAAGAAAGCTGGAATCCACTCTTAACTTGGAATAAACCCACCGATTGGCTTTAGGGCAAATGTGCATAGTTGGGCTGCTGTCCATCTTTCGACCCTCAAAGCATGACCTAACCCTAATATTGAATTCCATATTCTTTCACATTTGGACATTTGTCCCTTAGGCTGTTGGTCTGCAGTGGAGTTCAGCTCACTAAGgagcatcttaaaaaaaaattggcatagaAACAAGTCCTAAGAATCACTCTGAAACCATTGGAACCACATAGCATTTCTGCCACCAATGATGCAATATCATTACAAAATGAATCAGCTGTTGAAACTGGAACTCTTCTAAGGAATCTGTTCTTTGACATTTGAAAACCAGAAAG includes the following:
- the LOC131201712 gene encoding uncharacterized protein LOC131201712 produces the protein MLKGWPETDRSRTGMAELEGSENCPVPVALSQLQGIREWGNSVGQPELHGIMPNFYVLFEDRLKGCLLSQDKHQGTFKVAKKTYNQNNCDLSSCSKNPLQSLQSRASSPNLGESVQEMQENGSSLNSRQGFGERRALLGHHRSWSCLTELLITLKLVTTFKALHGMGPGYLRDCLLRPTASQRSVRSHRVGLLGVPSARQCRLAIPKAFSVGAPTLWNELPPGIRQLPDLRTFRRELKTRLFHRAGLA